The Cloeon dipterum chromosome X, ieCloDipt1.1, whole genome shotgun sequence genome includes a window with the following:
- the LOC135946714 gene encoding oviduct-specific glycoprotein-like, with protein MYFDFKKLDRIIDYWLLPAYHFEGPWSVMTAISSSYLRADLMVLNHLKILPPDKILLGIPTYYLPVVVDSTVKKIRLSSRLKVNFTPNQQLSTFRQLCEQAAKGGLTVVHNESSTVNSYAFLKNDFVSFESSISAVNKMRLVFEKNLAGTFVASITTDDYDGKACNCGNFHILRSINNALRGSVSEVKTCP; from the exons ATGT ACTTTGACTTCAAAAAATTGGATAGAATTATTGATTACTGGTTGCTGCCTGCCTACCACTTTGAAGGCCCTTGGTCCGTGATGACAGCAATCTCGTCTTCTTACCTCCGAGCA gATCTTATGGTATTAAATCACTTGAAGATACTTCCGCCCGATAAAATCTTACTTGGGATACCCACGTATTACTTGCCAGTTGTTGTGGACTCGACAGTCAAGAAAATTCGTCTCAGCTCCCGTCTGAAGGTAAACTTCACACCAAATCAGCAGCTTTCCACTTTTCGTCAG CTCTGTGAGCAGGCTGCTAAAGGTGGATTGACCGTCGTCCACAATGAAAGTAGCACCGTGAATTCGTATGCATTTCTTAAGAACGATTTTGTTTCTTTCGAATCATCGATTTCCGCAGTCAACAAA ATGAGGCTGGTTTTCGAAAAGAATTTGGCAGGAACGTTTGTTGCTTCAATTACTACCGACGACTACGATGGCAAGGCTTGTAACTGCGGGAATTTCCATATTCTGAGGTCAATTAATAACGCACTCAGAGGATCTGTTAGCGAGGTCAAAACATGTCCTTAA